In the Bos indicus x Bos taurus breed Angus x Brahman F1 hybrid chromosome 20, Bos_hybrid_MaternalHap_v2.0, whole genome shotgun sequence genome, one interval contains:
- the LOC113879034 gene encoding calmodulin-alpha-like: MADQLTEEQIAEFQEAFSLFDKDGDGTITTKELGTVMRSLGQNPTEAELQDMINEVDADGNGTIDFPEFLTMMARKMKDTDSEEEIREAFRVFDKDGNGYISAAELRHVMTNLGEKLTDEEVDEMIREADIDGDGQVNYEEFVHMMTAK, translated from the coding sequence ATGGCTGACCAACTGACTGAAGAGCAGATTGCAGAATTCCAAGAAGCTTTTTCACTATTTGACAAGGATGGTGATGGAACTATAACAACAAAGGAATTGGGAACTGTAATGAGGTCTCTTGGGCAGAATCCCACAGAAGCAGAGTTACAGGACATGATTAATGAAGTAGATGCTGATGGTAATGGCACAATTGACTTCCCGGAATTTCTGACAATGAtggcaagaaaaatgaaagatacagacagtgaagaagaaattAGAGAAGCATTTCGTGTGTTTGATAAGGATGGTAATGGCTATATTAGTGCAGCAGAGCTCCGCCATGTGATGACAAACCTTGGAGAGAAGTTAACAGATGAAGAGGTTGATGAAATGATCAGGGAAGCAGATATTGATGGTGATGGTCAAGTAAACTATGAAGAGTTTGTACATATGATGACAGCAAAGTGA